Proteins found in one Brevibacillus brevis genomic segment:
- the tsaE gene encoding tRNA (adenosine(37)-N6)-threonylcarbamoyltransferase complex ATPase subunit type 1 TsaE codes for MSYTWRLTGAQETQRFAEQLASLLEPGDFLAMEGDLGAGKTTFTQGLAKGLGVRQVVNSPTFTIIKEYQGRLPLYHMDVYRVGDDPDSLGLDDYFFGEGVCVVEWASLIEDVLPTDRMTVFLRREGEEQRMIELVPQGNRYVKLCEEFDFDARTGD; via the coding sequence ATGAGCTATACTTGGAGGCTCACGGGAGCGCAAGAGACGCAGCGCTTTGCCGAGCAACTGGCAAGTCTGCTTGAGCCAGGTGACTTCCTCGCGATGGAGGGGGATCTGGGAGCGGGCAAGACGACTTTTACCCAGGGGTTGGCCAAAGGACTAGGAGTTCGACAAGTAGTGAACAGTCCGACCTTTACCATCATAAAAGAATATCAGGGGCGCTTGCCGCTTTACCATATGGACGTCTACCGGGTAGGCGATGATCCAGACTCTCTTGGTCTGGACGATTACTTTTTTGGAGAAGGTGTCTGTGTCGTAGAGTGGGCCTCTTTAATCGAGGATGTCCTGCCGACAGATCGGATGACCGTCTTCCTGCGTAGAGAAGGAGAGGAACAGCGGATGATCGAGCTGGTTCCTCAAGGGAATCGTTATGTGAAATTGTGTGAGGAGTTTGATTTTGATGCGCGTACTGGCGATTGA
- the sigB gene encoding RNA polymerase sigma factor SigB translates to MTGQSRKQKYSPEELKELIHLYGETKDPAIQEQLVRAYTPLVESLAKKFVRGQVMYEDLVQVGLIGLLASFRRFDPSFERTFESFAIPTIVGEIKRYIRDKTWSVYVPRRVKELSPKIKRVVDELTIKLQRSPQIADIANSLGVTEEAILETLEMGRSYHSLSMDSELEADLDGNTISLLDLVGTTEEGYGAVEQNLMLERALQILDHREKEIIQLTFYQNLSQKQAGDIMGMSQMHISRLQRRALGKLREALRVEQLETAT, encoded by the coding sequence ATGACTGGACAATCTCGGAAGCAGAAATATAGTCCAGAGGAGTTGAAGGAGCTCATCCACCTGTATGGTGAAACAAAAGATCCTGCGATACAGGAACAACTGGTGAGGGCCTATACTCCTCTTGTGGAATCGTTAGCGAAGAAGTTTGTTCGCGGACAAGTCATGTATGAAGACCTCGTGCAAGTCGGATTAATCGGCCTGCTTGCTTCCTTTCGTCGGTTCGACCCTAGCTTTGAGCGGACATTTGAGAGCTTTGCGATTCCGACTATCGTAGGGGAGATTAAGCGCTATATTCGGGACAAGACATGGAGTGTCTATGTTCCGCGCAGAGTCAAGGAGCTGAGCCCGAAGATCAAAAGGGTGGTCGACGAGCTCACGATCAAGCTGCAGCGTTCTCCCCAAATTGCGGACATTGCCAACAGCCTCGGCGTTACAGAAGAAGCGATTCTGGAGACATTGGAGATGGGGCGCAGCTATCATTCTCTCTCTATGGACAGCGAGCTGGAAGCGGATCTGGACGGCAACACCATTTCTTTACTCGACCTGGTGGGGACGACGGAAGAAGGGTACGGAGCAGTCGAGCAGAATCTGATGCTGGAGCGGGCCCTGCAAATTTTGGATCATCGTGAAAAAGAAATCATTCAATTAACTTTTTATCAAAATTTGAGTCAGAAGCAAGCTGGGGACATCATGGGGATGTCGCAGATGCATATATCCCGCCTTCAGCGCAGGGCGTTGGGCAAGCTGCGAGAAGCATTGAGAGTGGAACAGCTGGAAACCGCGACGTAG
- the alr gene encoding alanine racemase: MKSFCRDTWVEVDLDAIRANLETFKRHLPEKTGIMAVVKADGYGHGAVHVGKEALASGADSLAVALLDEALILRRAGITAPILVLGYTPVESIVTASELEVELTAYSVEWITEANDILQKNDDKPVGIHVKTDTGMGRLGVRTKEDLLAVVDALEECSKLEWTGIFTHFACADEPDTTHVRRQHDLFQSFLQVLREANKTLPTVHCCNTAAAIAFPDWGYDTIRLGIGLYGLYPSLYMKERADVILAPALALKTRIAHVKKADELFTVSYGATYAAKPDEWIATLPIGYADGYSRLLSNRGEVLYNGSRYPIAGRVCMDQMMVSLNSTEAAVNDEVVLYGKQGDEEISLDEIAYLLGTINYEVPCMLNYRIPRLYLRDQKVTDVFHPLTMKHSSS, from the coding sequence ATGAAATCGTTTTGTCGTGACACTTGGGTAGAGGTTGATTTGGATGCCATCCGGGCGAACCTCGAGACATTCAAACGTCATTTGCCAGAAAAAACAGGTATTATGGCTGTTGTGAAAGCAGACGGGTATGGTCATGGTGCTGTCCATGTTGGAAAAGAAGCGTTGGCGAGCGGTGCAGATTCACTTGCAGTCGCATTGCTCGATGAAGCGCTTATTTTGCGGAGGGCAGGGATCACAGCGCCGATTTTAGTGTTGGGATACACACCTGTTGAATCCATTGTCACTGCAAGCGAGCTGGAAGTGGAGTTAACTGCTTACAGCGTCGAATGGATCACGGAAGCGAACGACATTCTTCAGAAAAATGATGACAAGCCGGTCGGGATTCATGTGAAGACCGATACAGGCATGGGACGTTTGGGCGTCCGGACAAAAGAAGATTTGCTTGCGGTTGTAGATGCCCTTGAAGAATGCTCAAAGCTTGAGTGGACAGGCATTTTTACGCATTTTGCCTGCGCGGATGAACCAGATACAACCCATGTGCGACGACAACACGACTTGTTTCAATCCTTTTTGCAAGTACTGCGTGAAGCAAATAAAACATTGCCGACCGTTCATTGCTGCAATACGGCTGCGGCTATCGCATTTCCCGATTGGGGGTATGATACGATTCGTTTAGGCATAGGTTTATACGGATTGTATCCTTCTTTGTACATGAAAGAACGTGCGGATGTCATTCTTGCCCCCGCCCTGGCACTCAAGACCAGAATTGCCCACGTCAAGAAGGCAGATGAGCTATTCACGGTCAGCTATGGTGCTACGTATGCAGCAAAGCCTGACGAGTGGATCGCAACGCTGCCGATCGGATACGCAGATGGCTATTCTCGCCTTTTGTCCAACCGCGGTGAGGTGTTGTACAATGGATCGCGCTACCCGATTGCAGGCAGAGTTTGCATGGACCAAATGATGGTCAGCCTGAATTCGACAGAAGCAGCGGTCAATGATGAGGTCGTCTTGTATGGCAAGCAGGGGGACGAGGAAATCTCCTTGGATGAAATTGCCTATTTGCTGGGAACAATCAATTACGAGGTGCCTTGTATGCTGAATTATCGAATTCCGCGCCTCTATTTACGCGACCAGAAAGTAACGGACGTCTTTCACCCATTAACGATGAAGCACTCGTCTTCGTGA
- the tsaB gene encoding tRNA (adenosine(37)-N6)-threonylcarbamoyltransferase complex dimerization subunit type 1 TsaB gives MRVLAIDTSNLVLSVAVVEEERVLAEMTTNQQKNHSVRLMDCVSELLDATGTAPEDLSGFGVANGPGSYTGVRIGVASAKSMAWSLNVPVIGVSSLEVIAMNATGFSGLIVPLFDARRGQVYTGCYRSDGMEAVRAQSTEQIILLREWLPLLRDQAQGEPILFLGEDVRLHRETIVQELGNQAQFASPAFNHPRAAHIGYVALRKLQDGGNAHELVPEYLQLAEAEAKWLAQKQAGAVKE, from the coding sequence ATGCGCGTACTGGCGATTGATACATCGAATCTGGTGCTAAGTGTAGCTGTGGTAGAGGAAGAGCGGGTCTTGGCCGAAATGACGACGAACCAGCAAAAAAACCATTCCGTGCGTCTGATGGACTGCGTCAGTGAACTGCTCGATGCAACAGGAACAGCGCCAGAGGATCTCAGTGGTTTCGGGGTGGCGAATGGACCAGGCTCCTACACGGGCGTGAGAATCGGTGTTGCCTCTGCAAAAAGCATGGCTTGGTCACTGAATGTGCCAGTCATCGGTGTATCCAGTCTGGAGGTAATCGCCATGAATGCCACCGGGTTCTCTGGATTGATTGTACCGCTGTTCGATGCGCGCAGAGGTCAAGTGTATACCGGCTGTTATCGTTCCGATGGCATGGAGGCGGTGCGAGCGCAGTCCACAGAACAAATCATCCTGTTGCGTGAATGGCTGCCACTGTTGCGAGATCAGGCGCAAGGAGAGCCGATTTTGTTCTTGGGTGAAGATGTAAGGCTTCACCGGGAGACGATTGTACAAGAGTTAGGGAATCAGGCGCAATTTGCTTCTCCAGCGTTCAATCACCCGCGTGCTGCCCATATCGGCTATGTGGCACTGCGCAAGCTTCAAGACGGCGGAAATGCGCATGAACTGGTTCCAGAGTATTTGCAGCTGGCAGAAGCAGAAGCGAAGTGGCTTGCCCAAAAGCAGGCGGGGGCCGTAAAGGAGTAA
- a CDS encoding anti-sigma regulatory factor produces MVVADYSPETINIEQESDIVTARQVGRNMSKSFGFGTITQSRIATSISELARNIYLYAGTGTITISPIEREGVIGLQIIAHDSGPGIPDIRQALDDGYSTSGALGAGLPGVRRMMDEFEIHSTLGEGTRVVVVKWSD; encoded by the coding sequence TTGGTTGTGGCAGACTATTCTCCTGAGACAATCAATATAGAACAAGAATCAGACATCGTGACGGCGCGACAAGTGGGGCGAAATATGTCGAAGTCGTTTGGCTTTGGCACGATCACGCAGTCCCGCATCGCTACGTCAATCTCTGAATTAGCTCGCAACATTTATTTGTATGCGGGTACGGGGACGATCACCATTTCGCCGATTGAGCGCGAAGGAGTGATCGGCCTGCAAATAATAGCACATGACAGCGGTCCAGGGATTCCTGATATCCGCCAGGCATTAGATGATGGCTATTCGACTTCGGGTGCCCTCGGGGCCGGATTGCCGGGTGTCAGGCGCATGATGGATGAATTTGAGATCCACAGTACCCTGGGAGAAGGGACGCGTGTCGTTGTTGTGAAGTGGAGCGATTAA
- the rsbW gene encoding anti-sigma B factor RsbW, with the protein MGPNRPQADVIQLTLPSKAEYLGVARLTVSGIANRMGFSFDEIEDIKLAVGEACTNVVRHAYKETENPCSIHIQCHVYEDRLVIEISDQGVGFSNELIAEQLTPIYAGKNLEDLDEGGLGLYLIHTLMDEVEIRSESGVVVSMTKYVRQDGVAGNDWTISEAEI; encoded by the coding sequence ATGGGTCCAAATCGACCTCAGGCAGACGTGATTCAATTGACTTTGCCAAGCAAGGCGGAGTATTTGGGAGTAGCACGTCTGACTGTATCCGGTATAGCCAACCGTATGGGCTTTTCTTTTGACGAGATTGAGGATATCAAGCTTGCCGTCGGAGAAGCATGCACGAATGTAGTAAGACATGCATACAAGGAAACAGAGAATCCTTGCTCCATTCATATCCAATGCCACGTTTATGAAGATCGATTGGTGATCGAGATAAGCGATCAGGGCGTTGGGTTTTCAAATGAGCTCATTGCTGAGCAACTGACGCCGATTTATGCAGGGAAAAACCTTGAGGATTTGGATGAGGGCGGGCTCGGGCTCTATCTCATCCACACGCTTATGGATGAGGTGGAGATTCGCTCTGAGTCAGGAGTAGTAGTCTCCATGACCAAGTATGTTCGGCAGGATGGGGTGGCTGGCAATGACTGGACAATCTCGGAAGCAGAAATATAG
- a CDS encoding hydrolase/acyltransferase, protein MRYLLLQSSDGLQFVSLPETHMYQLIALLKRLNKEIDKLTITERPELPTVLADCADVERLESGLSIVDGLAYVSGLERRFAALQETEYPLISLLTEIRALQAQLEYLHEEEE, encoded by the coding sequence ATGCGCTATTTGTTGTTGCAGTCCAGTGACGGACTACAGTTTGTCTCGTTGCCCGAAACGCATATGTACCAATTAATCGCTCTATTAAAACGACTTAACAAGGAAATCGACAAATTGACGATCACAGAGCGCCCTGAATTGCCTACGGTTCTGGCAGACTGTGCGGATGTGGAACGGTTAGAGAGCGGGCTTTCGATCGTGGATGGTTTGGCGTACGTCAGTGGTCTGGAGCGACGCTTCGCTGCCCTACAAGAGACCGAGTATCCCCTCATCTCTTTATTGACAGAGATCCGTGCCCTGCAAGCCCAATTGGAGTATTTGCACGAAGAAGAAGAGTAA
- a CDS encoding PP2C family protein-serine/threonine phosphatase, whose protein sequence is MVTRSFQEEYVKILRDYLSAQGEDQLYGAQQLGKWMLSQDISPEEITDLHAQALEQLGEVPEFVRSSFSILTEVMIEYGNEHRSVNSWRNRHQQMESEIAVAKAMQQSLLPSEVPVYPELEIGVVSIAAKQISGDYYDFIEQSDGRFGVAIADITGKGMPAAMCMSMVKYAIDSLGQMELGPDEMLHHLNRIVGRNIDPSMFVTMLFGSYDSVEHCFRYAMAGHEPGFLYKSAEGKFYDLEGRGNALGLCPNSEYQVQEIYLEINDVLILLTDGVTECKNNRYYLQREELVHHLQKEVGESAQKMANGLYNRLLLLSQFNLLDDYTMIVLRRT, encoded by the coding sequence ATGGTAACCCGGAGCTTCCAGGAAGAGTATGTCAAAATTCTTCGGGATTACCTGAGTGCTCAAGGGGAGGACCAGCTTTATGGAGCCCAGCAGTTGGGCAAATGGATGCTTTCTCAAGATATTTCACCAGAAGAAATAACTGATTTGCATGCGCAAGCGCTTGAGCAGCTTGGGGAAGTGCCAGAGTTTGTGCGCTCCTCCTTCTCCATTTTGACAGAGGTCATGATTGAATATGGGAACGAGCACCGATCCGTAAATAGCTGGCGGAATCGGCATCAACAGATGGAATCAGAAATAGCCGTGGCCAAAGCGATGCAGCAATCCCTTTTGCCAAGTGAGGTTCCGGTCTACCCAGAGCTGGAGATTGGCGTAGTGAGTATTGCCGCGAAACAAATCTCGGGCGACTATTACGACTTCATTGAGCAAAGTGACGGGCGTTTTGGCGTCGCTATTGCAGACATTACCGGAAAAGGAATGCCTGCTGCGATGTGTATGTCGATGGTGAAATATGCGATAGACAGCCTTGGACAAATGGAGCTGGGTCCCGATGAAATGCTGCACCATTTAAACCGGATCGTGGGAAGAAATATTGATCCGAGCATGTTTGTGACGATGCTTTTTGGCAGTTACGACTCAGTGGAACACTGTTTCCGTTATGCGATGGCAGGACACGAGCCAGGATTTTTGTACAAGTCGGCGGAAGGAAAATTTTACGATCTCGAAGGGCGAGGGAATGCACTCGGTTTATGCCCAAACAGTGAATACCAGGTTCAGGAGATTTATTTAGAAATAAATGATGTTCTGATTCTTCTGACGGATGGTGTAACAGAATGCAAAAATAACCGATATTATTTGCAAAGGGAAGAGCTTGTACACCATTTGCAAAAAGAGGTGGGCGAATCTGCCCAAAAGATGGCAAACGGCCTGTACAATAGACTGCTTCTGCTCTCCCAATTTAACCTGCTGGATGATTACACCATGATTGTACTTCGAAGAACCTAA
- a CDS encoding anti-sigma factor antagonist (This anti-anti-sigma factor, or anti-sigma factor antagonist, belongs to a family that includes characterized members SpoIIAA, RsbV, RsfA, and RsfB.): MDLLIKTTSLGTEHRVVLGGDIDAFTAPKVKETLMSLVTKPDINHITVDLEAVEYMDSTGIGIFIGIMKECIQRNRTFEVHKLSPRVERLFRITGLYDHIAIRKGESE; encoded by the coding sequence ATGGACCTGCTAATTAAGACAACGAGCCTTGGAACTGAGCACCGAGTGGTCCTTGGTGGAGATATTGATGCTTTTACAGCACCGAAAGTAAAGGAAACACTCATGTCACTCGTCACCAAGCCGGATATCAATCACATTACGGTTGATTTGGAAGCAGTAGAATACATGGACAGTACCGGAATCGGAATTTTCATCGGGATTATGAAAGAGTGCATCCAACGAAATCGTACATTTGAGGTGCACAAATTGTCTCCGCGTGTGGAAAGGCTATTTCGCATCACTGGCTTATACGATCATATTGCCATCCGCAAAGGAGAGAGCGAGTAA
- a CDS encoding type II toxin-antitoxin system PemK/MazF family toxin, producing MIVKRGDVFFADLSPVVGSEQGGVRPVLVIQNDIGNRFSPTVIVAAITAQIQKAKLPTHVEIDAKTYGFDRDSVILLEQIRTIDKQRLTDKITHLDDEMMDRVNESLQISLGLIDF from the coding sequence GTGATTGTCAAACGTGGCGATGTGTTTTTCGCGGACCTGTCCCCGGTCGTTGGCTCTGAGCAAGGAGGCGTACGGCCTGTTTTAGTCATTCAAAACGACATTGGAAATCGATTTAGTCCGACGGTCATCGTCGCTGCCATTACGGCGCAGATTCAAAAGGCGAAGCTGCCTACGCATGTGGAAATTGACGCAAAAACTTATGGATTTGATCGTGACTCCGTTATTCTGTTGGAACAAATACGAACCATTGACAAACAACGTCTCACTGATAAAATTACGCATCTCGATGACGAGATGATGGATCGGGTTAATGAATCCTTGCAAATCAGTTTAGGACTCATTGATTTTTAA
- the thiL gene encoding thiamine-phosphate kinase has protein sequence MAHDEFSLIRQWTSRSAGQEGNGLTVGIGDDAAVFSPTPEMEVVACCDAMVETVHFLKKTMNPSDIGYKAVISNVSDVAAMGGVARYALVSIAVSPQWTPAECQQIYEGIYEACQAYGVRVIGGDTVSAPDALHLSVTVLGEVEKGRAIRRSQAKPGQLVFVTGHVGTSAAGLHLLLQGETAERGVSLPWETLMDAHQRPVAQIKAGRLLMESGACSALNDVSDGLASELWEIAEASGVSILVDAATVPIHDEVRKYARYVEKDPLEWAFYGGEDYQLVGTLAKSHYEAVSKQFAASGVPFTVIGEVVGKRHEPELMLQRDDQQLPLPKAGFNHFRSG, from the coding sequence GTGGCACACGACGAATTTTCCCTGATCCGGCAATGGACAAGTCGTTCTGCGGGGCAGGAAGGGAACGGTTTGACCGTCGGGATAGGGGATGATGCCGCTGTCTTCTCCCCAACGCCAGAAATGGAAGTCGTAGCCTGCTGCGATGCGATGGTGGAGACGGTTCATTTTTTGAAGAAAACGATGAATCCTAGTGATATCGGATATAAAGCTGTTATCAGCAATGTGAGCGATGTTGCAGCGATGGGCGGGGTTGCCCGGTATGCACTTGTCAGTATCGCGGTAAGTCCGCAATGGACGCCTGCCGAATGCCAGCAAATCTATGAAGGTATTTACGAGGCTTGTCAGGCATATGGAGTTCGTGTCATTGGTGGCGACACCGTTTCTGCGCCTGATGCCCTGCACCTAAGTGTTACCGTACTGGGTGAGGTGGAAAAAGGGCGTGCCATTCGCCGCTCACAAGCAAAGCCTGGGCAGCTTGTTTTTGTTACAGGGCATGTCGGAACTTCTGCAGCAGGACTACATCTTCTCCTGCAAGGCGAGACTGCTGAAAGGGGTGTCTCTTTACCTTGGGAGACATTGATGGATGCCCATCAGCGTCCCGTTGCCCAAATAAAGGCGGGCAGACTGCTGATGGAATCAGGGGCATGTAGTGCACTGAATGATGTAAGTGATGGACTTGCCTCAGAGCTGTGGGAGATTGCTGAGGCGAGTGGTGTATCGATCTTGGTCGATGCTGCAACGGTACCGATCCATGACGAAGTTCGGAAGTATGCACGGTACGTGGAAAAAGATCCGCTGGAATGGGCTTTTTATGGCGGTGAAGATTATCAATTGGTCGGAACGCTTGCGAAAAGTCACTACGAAGCGGTAAGTAAGCAATTTGCCGCTAGTGGTGTACCATTTACTGTCATCGGTGAGGTGGTGGGGAAGAGGCATGAACCAGAATTGATGCTTCAGCGCGATGATCAACAGCTCCCGTTGCCCAAAGCAGGATTCAACCATTTTAGGAGTGGATGA
- a CDS encoding Tex family protein, protein MELTLMIQTIAQDTGVKPHQVERTVALLDEGNTVPFIARYRKEMTGQLDETQIRAIEERVRYLRNLSVRKEEVVRLIDEQGKLTDELRTAIERATKLQEVEDLYRPYRQKRRTRATMAKEKGLEPLANYLMSLPKTGNPEEEAKPYINPEKGVETTEQALQGAMDIVAELLSDDPEIRQWIRQRTVQKGLLLTEQKAEEADEKNVYQMYYAYSEPLKKVVPHRVLAINRGENEGILKVSIEAPVAEILAWMQKRTIPHETVARDLLTLTVEDAYKRLIAPSIEREVRAELTEAAEERAIHIFAENLRNLLLQPPVKGKVVLGVDPAFRTGCKLAVVDETGKLLEVAVVYPTPPANKVAEATVKVKQLIETYGVTVVAIGNGTASRETEQFIATLLKELKREVMYIIVNEAGASVYSASALAKEEFPDLDVAERSAASIARRLQDPLAELVKIDPKSVGVGQYQHDVSQSRLADSLQFVVESAVNHVGVDVNTASPSLLQYVSGISRQVAGNIVKKRDEIGKFTERSQLKAVPRLGAKTYEQCIGFLRVMDGANPLDKTPIHPESYDATHQLLSMLGISAQEIGSENCKERLQSLDVKETAAKLGVGEPTLQDIVDSLLRPGRDPRDELPKPLLRSDVLQLSDLSVGMKLQGTVRNVVDFGAFVDIGLKNDGLVHISRLKKGFVKHPLEVVTVGDIVDVWVVEIDEKRQRVGMTMIAPTEG, encoded by the coding sequence ATGGAGCTTACGTTGATGATCCAGACAATCGCCCAAGATACGGGTGTCAAACCTCACCAGGTGGAGCGCACGGTTGCCCTTCTGGATGAAGGAAACACGGTTCCTTTTATTGCCCGCTACCGCAAAGAAATGACGGGGCAGCTAGATGAAACACAAATTCGAGCGATTGAGGAACGCGTTCGCTATTTACGCAACCTGTCAGTGCGGAAGGAAGAAGTTGTTCGGCTCATCGATGAGCAAGGCAAGCTGACGGACGAGCTGCGCACAGCTATTGAACGTGCGACAAAGCTGCAAGAGGTAGAGGATCTGTACCGCCCTTACCGCCAAAAACGCCGCACGCGTGCAACCATGGCCAAGGAGAAGGGACTAGAGCCACTTGCCAACTACCTCATGAGCTTACCGAAAACCGGGAATCCGGAAGAAGAAGCAAAACCATATATCAACCCGGAAAAAGGCGTCGAGACGACTGAGCAAGCTCTGCAAGGAGCAATGGACATCGTGGCGGAACTTCTGTCTGATGACCCAGAAATTCGCCAGTGGATTCGTCAACGCACCGTGCAAAAAGGATTGCTTCTGACGGAGCAGAAAGCCGAAGAAGCAGACGAGAAAAATGTATACCAGATGTATTACGCATATAGTGAGCCTCTGAAAAAGGTCGTTCCCCATCGGGTACTGGCCATCAATCGGGGAGAAAACGAAGGTATTTTGAAGGTTTCTATTGAGGCCCCAGTCGCAGAGATTTTGGCTTGGATGCAAAAACGCACCATTCCGCATGAGACAGTTGCCCGCGATCTGCTGACATTGACAGTCGAGGACGCGTATAAGCGCCTGATTGCCCCTTCTATTGAACGAGAGGTGCGCGCTGAATTGACAGAGGCAGCCGAGGAACGTGCTATTCACATCTTTGCGGAAAACCTGCGCAATTTGCTGCTTCAACCGCCTGTAAAAGGCAAAGTCGTCCTTGGGGTAGATCCGGCGTTTCGTACAGGCTGTAAGCTCGCCGTTGTAGACGAAACCGGCAAACTGCTGGAGGTTGCAGTCGTTTATCCAACCCCTCCGGCCAATAAAGTGGCAGAAGCTACAGTGAAAGTGAAGCAGTTGATCGAAACCTATGGAGTTACGGTTGTCGCGATTGGGAACGGTACTGCTTCGCGCGAGACAGAACAGTTCATTGCCACGCTGCTGAAAGAGCTGAAGCGTGAGGTGATGTACATCATCGTGAACGAGGCAGGAGCATCCGTGTATTCCGCATCCGCCTTGGCTAAGGAAGAATTCCCGGACCTGGATGTAGCAGAGCGAAGTGCGGCATCGATCGCCCGACGTTTGCAAGACCCGCTCGCGGAGTTGGTCAAAATCGATCCAAAGTCCGTTGGGGTCGGTCAGTACCAGCACGATGTTTCCCAATCAAGGCTGGCAGACAGTCTGCAGTTTGTGGTTGAGTCTGCCGTAAACCATGTCGGGGTAGATGTGAATACGGCTTCTCCTTCTCTCTTGCAGTATGTATCAGGGATCAGCCGTCAAGTGGCGGGGAATATCGTGAAAAAACGGGACGAGATCGGGAAGTTCACGGAGCGCTCCCAGCTAAAGGCGGTTCCACGCTTAGGTGCTAAAACGTACGAGCAGTGCATCGGATTTTTGCGCGTGATGGACGGAGCGAATCCACTGGATAAAACACCGATTCACCCGGAATCGTACGATGCGACCCACCAGTTGCTGTCGATGCTGGGCATTAGCGCTCAGGAGATCGGCAGTGAGAACTGCAAGGAACGCTTGCAGTCTTTGGATGTAAAAGAGACCGCTGCGAAGCTTGGGGTTGGCGAGCCAACACTGCAAGACATTGTAGACAGCCTCTTGCGTCCTGGTCGCGACCCGCGTGACGAACTGCCAAAACCACTCTTGCGAAGTGATGTCCTTCAGTTGTCTGATCTGAGTGTGGGCATGAAGCTGCAAGGTACTGTGCGCAACGTGGTCGACTTCGGAGCGTTTGTGGATATCGGTCTGAAAAACGACGGTCTCGTACACATTTCCCGCTTGAAGAAGGGCTTTGTGAAACATCCACTTGAAGTGGTGACTGTTGGCGATATCGTAGATGTATGGGTAGTAGAAATTGACGAGAAACGTCAGCGTGTAGGGATGACCATGATCGCCCCAACGGAAGGGTAA
- a CDS encoding SprT family protein, with product MTDTELQMLVEQISSEFFAKPFRHQARFNSRLRTTGGRYLLRSHDIELNPKHLQEHGVEELIAIIKHELCHYHLHIEKRGYRHADQDFQLLLHQVGGSRYCQQVGNGRTTLPYRYELVCKECGMSYKRKRMMNPSRYRCGRCKGKLLLRELTT from the coding sequence ATGACCGATACGGAACTGCAAATGCTGGTAGAGCAAATATCCAGCGAATTTTTTGCCAAGCCCTTTCGCCATCAGGCCCGCTTTAACAGCAGATTGCGCACGACTGGCGGGAGGTATTTGCTGCGCTCGCATGACATTGAATTGAACCCGAAGCATTTGCAGGAGCATGGTGTGGAGGAATTGATTGCGATCATTAAGCATGAGCTTTGCCATTATCATTTGCACATAGAAAAGCGCGGGTATCGTCACGCGGATCAGGATTTTCAACTGCTTCTGCATCAGGTCGGGGGGAGCAGATACTGTCAACAGGTAGGAAACGGACGTACAACCCTGCCTTATCGCTACGAGTTGGTTTGCAAGGAATGTGGTATGAGCTACAAACGTAAACGAATGATGAACCCGAGCCGCTATCGTTGTGGGCGCTGCAAAGGAAAGCTGCTGTTGCGCGAGCTTACGACATAA
- the cmpA gene encoding cortex morphogenetic protein CmpA, whose protein sequence is MPQWMRRQLQRAFNGKDVRQIRVLNSCWFLYLEKNGGRPD, encoded by the coding sequence ATGCCACAATGGATGCGCAGGCAGTTGCAACGTGCCTTTAATGGGAAGGACGTTCGCCAAATCCGTGTGCTCAACAGTTGCTGGTTCTTATATTTAGAAAAAAATGGCGGCCGCCCTGACTGA
- a CDS encoding CopG family ribbon-helix-helix protein: MVGGGFVLSKSNTKRIMISLPQHLLQEVDGVIQKEKSNRSEFIRQAMHLYLKERKKRTIRETMQKGYMEMAKINLNMASEAFGAEEEADHTLVRLVSGV; this comes from the coding sequence ATGGTTGGAGGTGGATTTGTCTTGTCGAAGTCAAACACGAAACGCATCATGATCAGCTTGCCACAACACTTGCTTCAGGAAGTGGATGGCGTTATTCAAAAGGAAAAATCCAATCGCAGCGAGTTTATTCGCCAAGCGATGCATTTGTATTTGAAAGAGCGAAAAAAACGCACAATCCGTGAGACCATGCAAAAAGGGTACATGGAGATGGCGAAGATCAATCTGAATATGGCATCGGAGGCTTTTGGCGCTGAAGAAGAGGCTGACCATACTCTTGTCCGCTTAGTTAGCGGGGTGTGA